In Diabrotica undecimpunctata isolate CICGRU chromosome 9, icDiaUnde3, whole genome shotgun sequence, the DNA window gaagaataaaggtaagtctctttaatgttggatgaattataggaagagatattagtttaaaaagagaataaggagtattactaaccaaaggtatactaaccgtaattaaaatcttgttatcaaaatatatatatttaagtaaaatgatatcgaaatatttatgagcataatcgatagtcaatggaaatggataagtcgatgtactaggtaaatgcgttaccgttttagataattcttgaattagttgctcaggtgttataacagaaggatgaaggttattatttcttgcaaatagaataacgtttattaaagtagaatattcttgttgtaattctgttataaagaaagttagtaaagtaaaatgttcttcaattttttgttttaaatctaaattaaaatatttattattcattttatctgtgtaattggtaattgattcaaaatttttatcaaaaatcactttgtttcggtctagatttgtaatagagttattaaaatttgcaatcgtggcttttactacatgaatttgttgttttagtaaatcaagaagatgattttcgttactttcagctttgttaatagcattattgaaattttcagcatcatcactgtctaaggtaccgaataaggtcctgaaaacagatccaattgcattaaatagagcgcgttttggtctaaaacgttcatgcagaattatgttttttaaagtttgttcatcttgaaagagtctaggtatgatttgtcctaagagttttagtgaagtatcgcataatcgtaattcaataagaactggtttgttttgacacagtcttaatgttttttgataggtgagatctacaaaatttaatttgtctgtaaaaggttgtaaaggaatatgacttaatatgttccaatgagtttcaataaattgaacattttttatgtgttcgtaatagattccaggtgatttgttgataggagtattggtatatttcttgtgaatttgttcactatttgtcagccatattattgcatacctgaaacaaaagcatgtttcaatctattcatgtgaacttttattggttttttatttactaaaattgtgcaattgacaggagaatttatctctagaattttataaggtccattataatttttgtgtaagttttttggtttgacccttctttgtttgctcattttggagatatactaattgtccttctaagaaaacggtgtcattaatcttttggtcataatattttttactgactactttagattctaatagattcgtttttgcta includes these proteins:
- the LOC140451539 gene encoding uncharacterized protein, whose amino-acid sequence is MRPTTIFYLYAIIWLTNSEQIHKKYTNTPINKSPGIYYEHIKNVQFIETHWNILSHIPLQPFTDKLNFVDLTYQKTLRLCQNKPVLIELRLCDTSLKLLGQIIPRLFQDEQTLKNIILHERFRPKRALFNAIGSVFRTLFGTLDSDDAENFNNAINKAESNENHLLDLLKQQIHVVKATIANFNNSITNLDRNKVIFDKNFESITNYTDKMNNKYFNLDLKQKIEEHFTLLTFFITELQQEYSTLINVILFARNNNLHPSVITPEQLIQELSKTVTHLPSTSTYPFPLTIDYAHKYFDIILLKYIYFDNKILITVSIPLVSNTPYSLFKLISLPIIHPTLKRLTFILPSVKYLVLSENRNIYVTIDTLEDCYSLDEEKLICKNPDTFRFTHTNPICETELLTSITNIPSSCDTRIIQTEYEIWHKLNKPNSWIYVLPKPTDLTLSCQTSTPISIVLSNTGIFSTSNNCKTYTGSTILISVSNPKESNFQSIIPDLSLPEVCCDDIKINNETKLHLVPLQLNNLDRDALNLASHKLDNLEKMTSETNINFSDTIKNSSYFTYAILFLIKCMLLYILYRIIKYFYRRFRRNPSHSCQQITNCLTLNICQSKRKHVHETDLSIDCKHNKDNNYSESKKCEETSFTETTPIRRSERLSRLKETI